In Drosophila nasuta strain 15112-1781.00 chromosome 2R, ASM2355853v1, whole genome shotgun sequence, a single genomic region encodes these proteins:
- the LOC132787396 gene encoding transcription factor kayak, whose amino-acid sequence MTTRTRQDERSGIVDVDEAIAATYHQLPPHSAELANFLAHQQQQQQQQQQQHLLHQQQQQQQQPGQGPLMWPPPPPPHLGVQYPPHHPHPPPPPQHHHQHPQQHPQQHQQPQQHPQQQPPQSAHVYNEYLYNLAYPGAAPGQPETYSVLPVGHGNFLKVYHCSENAVNDVYAQQAAAAAANFSHINMATLNQHQQQQQQQQQHPHHQQQQQQAAAPQAQGQQQPPVQVQAAAAQQTPLYELFATNPLLPQPEMNIATQQQQQQQPQQQQQPQQQPAPQQFHQFDEAAVISSNIAASNSANMFINNLVNNWSPNLTGASYIQFGGELPTEQVNNSYKESTPATPLAAPVATAVPPALTPPQQCSPVKLQQQQPQQQQPPVVLPTKSVEVPPKPAVEVVNTITPTLNTAAAPAAATIATTPTATAAVAATAIKKAPIVVPGIMSEGKKRIVAEVKPMPMSYSDVLSKGSSLRSSSATIHANSNLGESRSVNNLENGHAPQRRQGKDEGNGNREQRNNAKRSPLHELKDVPGNTTGHRGKKRQQQAAVQKQQQVPLLQQQQQQQQQPATQTTLRSSKPLQEKKRPVQLKLNNSSNNNSSSNLNGYAKASSDSKANNNSSSNGNGNSSSSNASNSSNSQNYASRKSNSNRSNSGNNSNANYSNGNSSNSTGGNNNSGSNNHHNSSSSNNNVNSSSSKRYATSSNSNLGSSSGSYSYSSKRNRSGGYASSNSPSHASSSNRNYELAKRILHTWWIYTLKLLTWLFYLVYDIVVLGCSMAYERLTTAYVAGVAYARQLHKELKQNSGKPSIWWRNYWRRFDARFKKNSRWAFWRRFYKRKPPEANAEAFKTGRLPQTGEEAMYSLLNCKGKDAYSILGVPADSPQEQIRKHYKKIAVLVHPDKNKQAGAEEAFKVLQRAFELIGEPENRLAYDQSIAEALHAEKAWTELHDLLSQLQTKMTEAANTIRCSTCAQRHPRKLTERPHYAARECASCKIRHSAKDGDIWAETSMLGLRWKYLALMDGKVYDITEWANCQKGALSHLEPNSHMVQYRIVRGAQQQQQQQQQQQQQQQQQHPHQQQPPPHAHHPGGPASGVSEATLHEFLDNLYSGQHPGAPNATPFAGNARRRARRN is encoded by the exons ATGACGACACGGACACGTCAGGATGAGCGGAGCGGCATCGTCGACGTCGATGAGGCAATTGCCGCCACATATCATCAGCTGCCGCCGCACAGTGCCGAGTTGGCGAACTTTCTggcacatcaacaacaacagcagcagcagcaacaacaacaacacttgctgcatcagcaacagcagcagcaacaacagcctgGACAGGGGCCGTTGATGTGGCCACCACCGCCACCCCCGCATTTAGGTGTTCAATATCCGCCCCATCATCCACAcccaccaccaccaccgcagcatcatcatcagcatcccCAACAACATCcccagcaacatcagcagccacaacaacatcctcaacaacaaccaccGCAATCTGCGCACGTCTATAACGAATATTTGTACAACTTGGCTTACCCAGGAGCAGCTCCTGGCCAACCCGAGACCTACTCTGTGCTCCCCGTGGGCCATGGAAACTTTTTGAAGGTTTATCACTGCTCCGAGAATGCTGTGAACGATGTCTACGCTCAGCAagcagcggctgctgcggcCAATTTCTCGCATATCAACATGGCAACACTAAaccagcatcagcagcaacaacaacagcagcagcagcatccacatcatcagcaacaacagcagcaggcagctgcTCCGCAGGCACAGGGACAACAACAGCCTCCGGTGCAAGTTCAGGCGGCAGCTGCTCAACAGACGCCTCTCTATGAGCTGTTTGCCACCAATCCGCTGTTGCCGCAACCTGAAATGAACATTGCcacgcaacagcagcaacaacaacaaccacagcagcagcagcaaccacaacagcagccagcacCTCAGCAATTCCATCAGTTCGATGAGGCTGCTGTCATCTCTTCAAACATTGCAGCCAGCAACAGCGCCAACATGTTCATCAACAACCTGGTCAACAATTGGTCGCCAAATCTCACAGGCGCCAGTTACATTCAGTTTGGTGGCGAGCTGCCAACGGAGCAAGTCAACAATAGCTACAAAGAATCCACGCCTGCCACTCCATTGGCAGCGCCAGTTGCAACAGCTGTTCCACCAGCTTTGACGCCACCACAGCAATGCTCACCGGtcaagttgcaacaacaacaaccgcagcagcagcagccgccagTTGTGCTGCCGACCAAGAGCGTGGAAGTGCCGCCCAAGCCAGCAGTGGAAGTGGTCAATACAATAACCCCAACACTTAACACAGccgcagcaccagcagcagcaacaattgcaacaactccaacagcaaccgcagccGTTGCAGCCACTGCCATTAAGAAGGCGCCCATTGTGGTGCCGGGAATAATGTCCGAGGGCAAGAAGCGCATTGTGGCCGAGGTGAAGCCGATGCCCATGTCCTACTCCGATGTGCTCAGCAAGGGCAGCAGCTTGCGCAGCAGCTCGGCGACAATACACGCCAACAGCAACCTCGGCGAATCGCGTTCTGTGAACAACTTGGAGAATGGACATGCGCCGCAGCGTCGTCAGGGCAAGGACGAAGGCAATGGCAATCGGGAGCAGCGCAACAATGCGAAGCGTTCGCCATTGCATGAGCTCAAGGATGTGCCCGGGAATACAACAGGACATCGCGGCAAGAAGCGacaacagcaagcagcagtgcaaaagcaacagcaagtg CCactgttgcaacagcagcagcaacaacagcagcagccagcaacacAGACCACGCTGAGATCAAGTAAACCATTGCAGGAAAAGAAGCGTCCAGTGCAGCTGAAACtcaacaatagcagcaacaacaacagcagcagcaatctgAATGGTTACGCCAAGGCGAGCAGCGATAGcaaggccaacaacaacagcagcagcaatggcaacggcaacagcagcagcagcaatgcttcgaacagcagcaacagccaaaacTACGCATCTCGTAAGTCCAACAGCAATCggagcaacagcggcaacaataGCAACGCCAACTACTCGAATGGCAATTCAAGCAACTCGAcgggtggcaacaacaacagcggcagcaacaaccaccataacagcagcagcagcaacaacaatgtcaacTCGTCGTCCTCGAAGCGTTACGCGACTTCATCGAATTCGAATCTAGGCTCCAGCTCCGGCTCCTATTCGTACTCCTCGAAGCGCAATCGCAGCGGTGGCTACGCCTCATCCAATTCGCCATCGCATGCGAGCAGCTCGAATCGCAACTATGAGCTGGCAAAGCGGATACTGCACACCTGGTGGATCTACACGCTCAAGTTGCTCACCTGGCTCTTCTATCTGGTCTACGATATTGTCGTCCTCGGCTGCAGCATGGCCTACGAGCGTCTGACCACAGCGTATGTGGCTGGCGTGGCGTATGCTCGTCAGCTGCACAAGGAACTGAAGCAGAACTCGGGCAAGCCGAGCATTTGGTGGCGCAACTATTGGCGTCGCTTCGATGCTCGTTTCAAGAAGAACTCGCGCTGGGCATTCTGGCGGCGATTCTACAAGCGCAAACCTCCCGAGGCGAACGCTGAGGCTTTCAAGACGGGTCGCCTGCCGCAGACGGGCGAAGAGGCCATGTACTCGCTGCTGAATTGCAAGGGCAAGGATGCCTACAG CATATTGGGCGTGCCAGCGGACAGTCCGCAGGAGCAGATACGTAAGCACTACAAGAAGATCGCTGTGCTGGTGCATCCCGACAAGAACAAGCAGGCAGGCGCCGAGGAGGCGTTCAAGGTGCTCCAGCGTGCATTTGAGTTAATCGGTGAACCG GAAAATCGTCTTGCCTATGACCAAAGCATCGCGGAGGCATTGCACGCGGAGAAGGCGTGGACGGAGCTGCACGATTTGTTGTCGCAGTTGCAAACCAAAATGACCGAGGCGGCCAATACTATAAG ATGCAGCACCTGTGCGCAGCGTCATCCTCGCAAACTAACCGAACGTCCTCATTATGCGGCGCGTGAATGCGCTTCCTGTAAGATACGCCACTCGGCCAAAGAT GGTGACATTTGGGCAGAGACTAGCATGCTGGGTCTGCGCTGGAAGTATTTGGCATTGATGGATGGCAAAGTCTACGATATAACCGAGTGGGCCAACTGCCAGAAGGGTGCGCTGTCGCATCTGGAGCCCAATTCGCACATGGTGCAGTATCGCATTGTGCGCGGCgctcagcaacagcagcagcaacaacaacagcagcagcaacaacagcaacagcagcatccccatcaacagcagccaccGCCACATGCCCATCATCCCGGTGGCCCAGCCAGTGGTGTCAG CGAGGCAACTTTGCATGAGTTTCTGGACAACTTGTACAGCGGACAGCATCCGGGAGCACCGAATGCCACACCATTTGCTGGCAATGCACGTCGTCGCGCTCGTCGCAATTGA